In the genome of Bacillus thuringiensis, the window TTTGATCAGTATCTACAACATCCATTTGAAGTTCCTTACTTAACGCTTTTCCAATTGTTGTTTTCCCTGCTCCCATATAGCCGGTTATGTATATAGATTTCATTTTCTGTCCTCTCAATCGTCATTTATTAATTGTTATTATAACGAAAGATGCTACTTTGTTTAATAAAAAAACGTTTTGTTCTTATACTATGAAGAACAAAACGTAACACTCGCTTTTACTTATAAGTACCTCTTCTCACCCACTGCGTTGCAATCCATTTCTCGCCTTTCGTTACAGGTGCCCCTCCGTGTAACGTAAGCTCATTTAGTGATTGATCTTGATAAAAATACTCAAAGTATACTGCCATTCCCTTTCTAGGGTGTACAGAAAGATTTAATTTCGGGAAGTACGTTTCCCCGCCTTCTTCTACATCATTTAAGTACATTACAAGCGTACTAATACGATTGTTAGCAGCTGATCTACTATGTTCCGCAAAATAATCATAGTGTGCTTTATATTGTTGATCCACTTCATAATTTAAAATGTGCAATCCTTCACCATGCGACGCAGGAACATTCATGATAGATGAAATTCGTTTTTCAATCTTTGAAGTAAGTTCATTGTCTTCCAAAAATGCACCGCTACTTGTTCGAATATCATTTACATCACGTGATGAACCAACTTTAGAACGCTTCATTTTATTTTTAGACATTTCAATCAATTCATCACACTCTTCATCACTTAGTACATTTGCTAATACGACAATAAGAGGTTCTTCGAATTTTGAAATAATGTGTATTTCTCTATCTTCTGTCATAATCGTATTTCCTTTATGATCAAAAATAGTTTGTTCCTTATTTTCACCTATTTGATTGTTGTTTGTCATTTCCCTATTCTCCCTAAAAATAATGATTGGATAGCATGAATATATCACATTCTTTCTACCTTTCTCTTTTTTGAGAAAATTTAAACTTTTAATCATTATATTTATCCATTTCTTCTAAAAAATCAATTCAATTTACAATAGAAATCCCTGGTTTTTCTTCGTATTTTTTACATATTATCCTTCTATCCAATCGACTATTTTTCCATCCTTTTTTCTATACCGAAAGCTCACCGTATAGAAAACTTCCTGTTTGAGTGTACACTGCAATGCAACGAGAATTAAGTCATTTTCAAAGATATAATTTCCACTCACTTCTCCCTTTTCATACTGAAAGAAAAATGCACCTTCTTTTTCTTTTTGCTGTAAGTCTTTTTTTATATCTGTAATAGATCGGTTAAGCAGTTCATCCAGTAAAAACTTTTGTTCTATTTCTATATAAAAATTTTTATCTGTAAACAACATATTTGTTTCGTATATAAAAAAAGAAGTTAATAAAATAAGAAAGATGAGCGTTCCAGGCATTGTAAACCCATTTTGCCCTCTCATACATTCATTTCCATTTCACTATATCGCATAACTACACCTTCATATATTTTTCCGCTAGTATCTTTCACATTTATAATGAGTACATGA includes:
- a CDS encoding 2OG-Fe(II) oxygenase, translating into MTNNNQIGENKEQTIFDHKGNTIMTEDREIHIISKFEEPLIVVLANVLSDEECDELIEMSKNKMKRSKVGSSRDVNDIRTSSGAFLEDNELTSKIEKRISSIMNVPASHGEGLHILNYEVDQQYKAHYDYFAEHSRSAANNRISTLVMYLNDVEEGGETYFPKLNLSVHPRKGMAVYFEYFYQDQSLNELTLHGGAPVTKGEKWIATQWVRRGTYK
- the comGG gene encoding competence type IV pilus minor pilin ComGG, with protein sequence MRGQNGFTMPGTLIFLILLTSFFIYETNMLFTDKNFYIEIEQKFLLDELLNRSITDIKKDLQQKEKEGAFFFQYEKGEVSGNYIFENDLILVALQCTLKQEVFYTVSFRYRKKDGKIVDWIEG